A genomic stretch from Antarcticibacterium flavum includes:
- a CDS encoding acyloxyacyl hydrolase, whose protein sequence is MIQKSLPTYFRIVKGALCGRIMGVRFENGFENFNKRVHLQLCIWIALMTFFITPQAVAQQEAAVDTSRQKALISYGLGVQHGTIFAHSEEVQNTSGARPTGIEAIIGWQRSDADSYALCLCYPRQGLLLAYYDYDVELLGESATAAYFLEPAYRITNGLLFSFKGAGGFSYLTNPYDSESNPANQSYSRHLSAYLLVGIGAWIRLTDHWWINPTINYQHVSNGGTRQPNKGINWPTAGLAVSYQPTSRPFYTGPRISEDAWKNKGLRYDIALLGTMRRGYDEEGERIRYALGGLALQAGKQVGRLNMVTLGAEAYQDEELEADLRRDGIDASPVKASVMLGHEFLLGRFQFSQRLGVYVFDQTPYYDQLFHRWGLQYRINRNFSAGFNLLAHRHVAEFVDLRLVYSFQKR, encoded by the coding sequence ATGATACAAAAGAGCTTACCGACTTATTTCAGGATCGTTAAGGGAGCTCTTTGCGGCAGGATAATGGGTGTGAGATTCGAGAATGGCTTTGAGAATTTTAATAAAAGAGTACACCTGCAGCTTTGTATTTGGATTGCTTTAATGACTTTCTTTATCACACCGCAGGCTGTGGCACAACAGGAGGCAGCGGTGGATACTTCTAGGCAGAAGGCACTTATCTCCTATGGCCTTGGAGTGCAGCATGGTACTATCTTCGCCCATTCTGAAGAGGTCCAAAATACCAGTGGAGCCCGTCCCACAGGGATAGAAGCTATTATTGGCTGGCAGCGAAGTGATGCCGATTCCTATGCCCTGTGCCTTTGCTATCCCCGGCAGGGACTTTTACTGGCCTACTATGATTATGATGTTGAACTCCTGGGTGAAAGTGCCACGGCAGCTTATTTCCTGGAACCCGCCTACCGAATTACGAATGGGCTGCTTTTTTCCTTTAAAGGTGCAGGTGGATTTTCTTATCTCACAAACCCATATGACAGTGAAAGCAACCCTGCCAACCAATCCTACAGCAGGCATTTAAGTGCTTACCTGTTAGTTGGTATTGGCGCCTGGATAAGGCTAACAGATCATTGGTGGATCAATCCCACTATAAACTACCAACACGTTTCCAACGGCGGCACCCGCCAGCCCAACAAAGGCATCAACTGGCCCACAGCAGGCCTGGCAGTAAGCTACCAGCCTACCTCCCGCCCTTTTTACACCGGCCCCAGGATAAGTGAAGATGCCTGGAAAAACAAGGGGCTGCGGTACGATATTGCTTTGCTGGGGACGATGCGCCGCGGTTACGATGAGGAAGGGGAACGCATAAGGTACGCCCTTGGCGGACTCGCTTTGCAGGCCGGAAAGCAGGTGGGAAGGCTAAACATGGTAACGCTGGGTGCGGAAGCGTACCAGGATGAGGAACTGGAAGCCGACCTTCGTAGGGATGGCATTGATGCCAGTCCTGTGAAAGCGAGTGTTATGCTGGGTCACGAATTTTTGCTGGGAAGATTTCAATTCAGTCAGCGGCTGGGGGTTTATGTTTTTGACCAAACCCCATATTACGACCAACTCTTTCACCGCTGGGGGCTGCAGTACCGCATAAACCGAAACTTTAGTGCAGGCTTTAACCTGCTGGCCCACCGGCACGTGGCAGAGTTTGTGGATTTACGGCTGGTTTATAGTTTTCAGAAAAGATGA
- a CDS encoding IS110 family RNA-guided transposase, with protein sequence MQKQVTKLDYTGKDIFVGIDTHKKSWNITTMMGLFSKTFNAPASPETLRHYLDKKFPGGNYFSAYEAGFAGFWPHYQLLKLGINSIVVNAADIPTTIKEKVQKTDVRDSRKIAKSLQNRDLTPIYVPSQDRSLCRYRNTVVKELSRTKNRIRSFINLNGLKVPEDIPEGRWPKRLINWLKEIDLSLSLRLTLNGLLEDYERLAEKKKCITKQITELSRTSRYEQDVKLLRSVPGIGLVIAMAFLTELENMNRFKTFDQLCSFIGFVPSTKSSGEKESVGEITSRAQVILRPLLIEASWIAVQKDPALACRYAELCHKGLMPNKAIIRIAKKLLRRIRFVLKNKELYKLEVV encoded by the coding sequence TTACAAAATTAGACTATACGGGCAAAGATATTTTTGTGGGCATTGACACTCATAAAAAGAGCTGGAATATTACGACAATGATGGGGCTATTTTCCAAAACCTTTAATGCACCTGCAAGTCCAGAGACTCTCCGGCATTATTTGGACAAGAAATTTCCCGGAGGAAACTATTTTAGTGCCTATGAAGCTGGATTTGCTGGATTTTGGCCTCATTATCAACTTCTTAAATTAGGGATTAATTCTATTGTGGTCAATGCAGCTGATATCCCTACGACCATTAAAGAGAAGGTTCAGAAGACAGATGTAAGGGACAGTAGAAAAATTGCAAAATCCTTGCAGAATAGAGATCTTACTCCCATCTATGTTCCCTCCCAGGACAGAAGTCTCTGCAGGTATAGAAATACTGTTGTAAAGGAATTATCCAGAACAAAAAACAGAATAAGATCGTTTATCAATTTAAATGGCCTCAAAGTACCAGAAGATATCCCAGAAGGGAGGTGGCCGAAAAGATTGATAAATTGGTTAAAAGAAATTGACTTGAGTTTGTCTCTACGGCTAACTTTAAATGGATTGCTGGAGGATTATGAGCGACTAGCTGAGAAAAAAAAATGCATTACAAAACAAATAACTGAACTCTCCAGAACCAGCAGATATGAACAAGATGTGAAACTGCTTCGGAGTGTACCAGGAATCGGACTGGTAATAGCTATGGCCTTTTTAACTGAATTAGAGAATATGAATCGGTTTAAAACTTTTGATCAACTTTGCAGTTTTATAGGCTTTGTTCCTTCCACAAAATCCTCTGGAGAAAAAGAAAGTGTTGGCGAAATTACCTCAAGAGCTCAGGTTATTTTAAGACCACTTTTAATAGAGGCTTCCTGGATAGCGGTTCAAAAGGATCCTGCATTAGCTTGCAGATATGCCGAATTATGTCACAAAGGTCTAATGCCAAATAAAGCAATCATTAGAATTGCAAAAAAGCTATTAAGAAGAATACGATTTGTTCTAAAGAACAAAGAACTATATAAATTAGAAGTTGTATAA
- a CDS encoding YciI-like protein, whose product MYYALFYTTVKDYIEKRAAYREEHLKLATAAYESGNLIMAGALADPADGALLIFKSDSAEAAEDFAKNDPYVKNGLITEWQVRPWNVVIGK is encoded by the coding sequence ATGTACTACGCTCTTTTTTACACCACTGTTAAAGATTACATAGAAAAACGTGCTGCTTACCGGGAAGAACATTTAAAATTGGCTACAGCTGCCTATGAATCGGGTAATTTAATAATGGCGGGAGCTTTGGCCGATCCTGCAGACGGGGCACTCCTTATTTTTAAAAGTGACAGCGCGGAAGCAGCAGAGGATTTTGCAAAAAATGATCCTTATGTAAAGAATGGTTTGATCACCGAATGGCAGGTGAGGCCATGGAATGTGGTTATAGGGAAGTAG
- a CDS encoding DUF6653 family protein gives MAGEAMECGYREVATHPQREKPSTLRTGINKFNHLSSIMSFEKKIAGLFNLTEENWQRHANPWSVWTRNLSLPLLILAFWSRIWIGWYSLIPIGLAILWTWLNPQLFDKPKNTNNWASRSVMGERFWINRKNVPIPLHHRIVPKILSAVATIGSGIVVFGVFELDLWLTVLGSILVYTGKLWFLDRMVWLYFDMKEQHITANPREEKYS, from the coding sequence ATGGCAGGTGAGGCCATGGAATGTGGTTATAGGGAAGTAGCCACCCACCCCCAAAGGGAAAAGCCATCCACCCTGCGGACGGGAATAAATAAATTCAATCATCTTTCTTCCATTATGAGTTTTGAGAAAAAAATCGCCGGTCTCTTCAATTTAACAGAGGAAAACTGGCAACGACATGCCAATCCCTGGAGCGTTTGGACAAGGAACCTTTCCCTCCCGTTGCTCATTCTGGCTTTTTGGAGCAGGATATGGATAGGCTGGTATTCCCTCATTCCTATTGGCCTGGCTATATTGTGGACCTGGTTGAATCCGCAGCTTTTTGATAAACCAAAAAACACCAATAACTGGGCCTCCAGGTCAGTTATGGGCGAAAGGTTCTGGATTAATAGAAAAAATGTTCCCATTCCCCTCCATCATCGTATAGTGCCAAAGATACTTAGTGCTGTTGCCACTATTGGGAGTGGGATTGTGGTCTTTGGAGTTTTTGAACTGGACCTTTGGCTAACGGTGTTAGGAAGCATATTGGTGTATACAGGTAAATTATGGTTCCTTGACAGGATGGTATGGCTTTATTTTGATATGAAAGAGCAGCATATTACAGCTAATCCCCGGGAGGAAAAATATTCTTAA